The stretch of DNA ATTGATTTCCAACATTGCCAATCTCTATTACACGCTGTTGATGTTGGACAAGGAGGTAGAATTGGTCAGCGAGATGGAACATCTCTCGAAAGACACCTGGGAACTGATGAAACTTCAGAAAGAATATGGCCATGTTCGCTCTACCGGCGTGCAGAGTGCGGAGGCCAATTACTACTCTGTGCAGGCCCAGAAGACGAACTTGCTGCGACAGATACGCGAGGCAGAGAATACCCTTTCATTACTTCTTGGACAGTCGGCACAGACCATTGCCCGGGGAAAGCTCGACGCTCAGAATCTGCCTTCTCGCTTCTCAACGGGCATCTCTTTGCAGATGCTCAACAACCGACCCGACGTTCATGCGGCCGAAATGAACCTGGCGCAATGTTTCTACAATATAGAGACGGCTCGTAGCAGGTTCTATCCCAGTTTGACGATTAGCGGTTCGGGTGCCTTTACCAACAACAGTGGCATGGGCATTGTCAATCCCGGCAAACTGTTGCTCAATGCAGTGGGCAGCCTAACGCAGCCCATCTTCCAGCGTGGACAGCTCATTGCCGGACTGAAAGTGGCGAAAATTAAATACGAACAAGCCTACAACACCTGGCAACAGGCCCTTCTGAGTGCCGGAAGTGAGGTGAGCAATGCATTGGTACTCTATCATTCGTCGCAGGAAAAGAGCCGCATCGAGGAGAAGCAGATAGCCACCCTTCGGCAGAATGTAGAAGATACGAAACTGCTGTTGGCGCAAAGTCGTAGCACTTACCTTGAGGTCATCACTGCCCAACAGAGCCTTCTCAACGTAGAACTCTCCAAAGTGCAAGACGATTTCTATAAGATGCAAGCCGTGGTCAACCTCTATAGCGCGCTGGGAGGAGGGAGATAAATTTTTGAAATGTTCTTCGTCTCTTTGAATCCATCAGGCGAAGAACACTCAAACCTCTCTCACGCAAAACAAAAAAACAACTTAACAAACCCCAATCCCCCTGATTCAGGGGACAGAAAACTCAGATTATGGCAAACGATATAAGTACAAGAGCCGAGGTCTCGTCCAAAGCGAGAATCGGTGAGAACTGCAAAATATATCCCTTCGCTTACATCGAAGACGATGTTGTCATTGGAGATAACTGCACCATCTATCCCTTTGTGAGTATTCTCAACGGCACACGCCTGGGCAATGACAACCAAGTGTTTCAGGGCTCGGTGTTGGGTGCATTGCCACAAGACTTCAATTTCACGGGCGAAACGTCCGAACTGGTGATCGGCAATGGCAATACCATCCGCGAAAACGTAGTCATCAACCGAGCCACCCATGCCGGATGTCAAACCGTTATCGGCAACAACAATTTCCTGATGGAAGGCACACACATTTCGCACGACACCAAAGTGGGCAACGATTGTGTCTTTGGCTACGGCACGAAGATAGCCGGCGACTGCGAGATAGGCAATGGTGTGATTTTCTCTACCAGCGTTATCGAGAACGCAAAAACCCGTGTGGGCGACCGCGCCATGATTCAAGCCGGTGCCACTTTCTCGAAAGATGTGCCGCCCTATATCATTCTTGGTGGCAAACCGCTCACCTATGGAGGGGTCAACACCGTGATGTTGCGTGCCGATGGCGTAGACGAGAAGCGCATTAAGCACATTGCCAATGCCTATCGATTGATTTTTCATGGTCAAACCAGTGTCTTCGACTCGGTGTTGCAGGTGAAAGAACAAGTGCCTGATGGGCCTGAGATACAGAATCTCATCCGTTTTGTCAATGCAACGGAATTGGGAATAGTCACTAAAATGTAGTTTCATACCTATACATTTTACTGCTGAAGCGGATTCGCCGGGAGACGAATCCGCTTCTTTTTGTCTCTCTTCGTTTTCCACCGCCTCCTTCTTCCTCCTCCATCTCTTAGCTTTCGGACGCCAAAAGCTAAGAGAACGGCGTGCAAAAGCTAAGAAAATGCAGGACGAAAGCTAAGAGATGGATGCCTGCTTTCTAAGTAGTTGAAAAACAGAATCTTATAAGGCTCCTTTCAAAGGCTCGGCAGTGGGCAAATTCTTTCAAGGGAAATCGCATGGCAAAAATAGGCCGATTTCTTTTATCTTCGATTTATTTGCTATCTTTGCAGCATCTTCAGATAAAAAGAATAGAAACTAAATTGATTACACCAGAAATGACTTCTCTTACTTTGGCCATTGTGTTGGTCTTCATCACAGGTTATCTTTGCATTGCACTCGAGAGTCTCACAAAAGTAAACAAAGCCCCGGTGGCCCTCTTGATGTGTGTGGCCTGTTGGACGCTTTTTATGTTCAATCCCGCCGAATTTGTACTTCCTCTCGTGCCACAGCTATCCGGCAACATGGCCGGAATCGTAGCTCATGTAGGCGAAAGCTTGAAAGAACATTTGGGAGAGACGGCAGAAACGCTGTTCTTCCTGATGGGAGCGATGACCATCGTCGAGATTGTAGACAGCAACGGAGGCTTTAATTTTGTGCGCGATGCCATCCGCACGCATAGCAAACGGTCGTTGTTGTGGCGTATTGCCTTCATGACGTTCTTCCTCTCGGCCATCCTCGATAATCTCACCACCAGTATTGTGATGATTATGGTGTTGCGAAAACTGGTGCAGGACAAGCAAGATCGCCTCATCTACGCCTCGCTTGTGATCATTGCAGCCAACTCTGGCGGTGCCTTTTCGCCCATTGGCGACGTTACCACTATTATGCTTTGGATTGCGGGAAGCATCACCACGGGTGGCGTGATTCAAGAGATTTTGATACCGTCGCTGGTATCGATGCTCGTTCCGGCTTTCATTATGCAATATATGTTGAAAGGAAATCTGTCGCAGGTGCAGGAGAAATCGGCCAAAGAAAGTGCACTGGTCTTTACGAATAGGCAGCGCCGCATCATCTTTTTCCTGGGTGTTGGCGGACTGATTTTCGTTCCCATCTTCCGTTATCTCACGTCTTTACCTCCGTATATGGGCATCTTGCTGGCATTGGGCGTTTTGTGGACGGCTACAGAAATCTTCTATCGAGATTCGCATTTGGGCGAAGATTCGATGTCTACACGCGTCATCAATCTACTGCGCAAGATCGATATGGGCACGATTCTCTTCTTCTTGGGCATCTTGATGGCCGTGGGCTGTCTCTCGGAGATAGGCGTGCTCTCGGCCTTGGGTCGTGGACTGGATAGCATGAGCGGTGGAAATCACTATTTGGTAACGGGCGTCATCGGCGTGCTTTCGAGCATTGTAGACAACGTTC from Prevotella sp. oral taxon 475 encodes:
- a CDS encoding TolC family protein translates to MKRKHILFLALAATVLTGCKSLYGKYERPAVGVSGVVRDPISSVDTLAVSDTASFGNLPWRSVFTDPQLQTLIAKALENNNDLLNAALNIKMAEAQLKAAKWAFLPGFAFSPQGVISSWDGNPAVKTYSLPVQASWTIDLFGTLLSQKRSAQMALMATKDYQLVTKTKLISNIANLYYTLLMLDKEVELVSEMEHLSKDTWELMKLQKEYGHVRSTGVQSAEANYYSVQAQKTNLLRQIREAENTLSLLLGQSAQTIARGKLDAQNLPSRFSTGISLQMLNNRPDVHAAEMNLAQCFYNIETARSRFYPSLTISGSGAFTNNSGMGIVNPGKLLLNAVGSLTQPIFQRGQLIAGLKVAKIKYEQAYNTWQQALLSAGSEVSNALVLYHSSQEKSRIEEKQIATLRQNVEDTKLLLAQSRSTYLEVITAQQSLLNVELSKVQDDFYKMQAVVNLYSALGGGR
- the lpxA gene encoding acyl-ACP--UDP-N-acetylglucosamine O-acyltransferase; amino-acid sequence: MANDISTRAEVSSKARIGENCKIYPFAYIEDDVVIGDNCTIYPFVSILNGTRLGNDNQVFQGSVLGALPQDFNFTGETSELVIGNGNTIRENVVINRATHAGCQTVIGNNNFLMEGTHISHDTKVGNDCVFGYGTKIAGDCEIGNGVIFSTSVIENAKTRVGDRAMIQAGATFSKDVPPYIILGGKPLTYGGVNTVMLRADGVDEKRIKHIANAYRLIFHGQTSVFDSVLQVKEQVPDGPEIQNLIRFVNATELGIVTKM
- the nhaD gene encoding sodium:proton antiporter NhaD, with product MTSLTLAIVLVFITGYLCIALESLTKVNKAPVALLMCVACWTLFMFNPAEFVLPLVPQLSGNMAGIVAHVGESLKEHLGETAETLFFLMGAMTIVEIVDSNGGFNFVRDAIRTHSKRSLLWRIAFMTFFLSAILDNLTTSIVMIMVLRKLVQDKQDRLIYASLVIIAANSGGAFSPIGDVTTIMLWIAGSITTGGVIQEILIPSLVSMLVPAFIMQYMLKGNLSQVQEKSAKESALVFTNRQRRIIFFLGVGGLIFVPIFRYLTSLPPYMGILLALGVLWTATEIFYRDSHLGEDSMSTRVINLLRKIDMGTILFFLGILMAVGCLSEIGVLSALGRGLDSMSGGNHYLVTGVIGVLSSIVDNVPLVAACMGMYPIAPMGDMAVDGIFWQLLAYCAGVGGSMLIIGSAAGVVVMGLEKITFGWYMKKITWIAFVGYVAGIAVYWVERTFLF